A window of Roseiflexus castenholzii DSM 13941 genomic DNA:
GCGCGGGAAGGGAGAACGACCGTCGTTTGAGCGGTTGCGTGGTATGATGTCGCAGCAAGGGTGCAGAGGTCATCGCGTTGAGCGTCGTGGCGCCATGACCTGCGAACGAACAATCCGGTCGCTGGATCGCGCGAGGGGGACGCAGCGAACAGTGCAAACACATGTTCTTGACACGATACCGGTCTATGCTATACTGGCACAGATAACGCCTCGCTAGTCTATGGAGCACAGACAATGACGGGCGATACCACGACCACCAGACTCAACCAGATCATTCATGCGGATTGTTTGCAGGAGCTGGCGTTCTTGCGGGATGAATCGATTGATCTTACCCTCTTCTCGCCGCCATACGATGGGATCAGAGATTACAAAAAGAACTGGTCATTCGATTTTTCTATGCTGGGTCGCCAACTGTATCGTGTGACAAAGGATGGAGGGGTTGCAATTGTTGTCATCGGCGATGGAACGAAGCAATTCGCAAAATCTCTGACTTCGTTTCGCCTCGCCGTCAATTGGGTTGATGAGGTTGGCTGGAAACTGTTCGAGTGCGTCATTTACCATCGCGATGGAAACCCAGGCGCCTGGTGGACGCAGCGTTTTCGAGTCGATCACGAGTATGTTCTCATTTTTTTTAAAGGAGAACGACCAAAAACATTCCAAAAGGATCACCTCATGATACCGAGTAAACATGCAGGAAAGATATATTCAGGTACCGATCGGCTCACAAACGGTGGATTCAAGCGAATAACTCCCAAAGCAGTTAATCCAATGAAATGTCGCGGAACTGTCTGGCAGTATGCAACCAGTAATACCGAAGGGAATCGTCTCAAACTGCTTCATCCTGCAACATTTCCGGACAAACTAGCGGAAGACCTGATCCTCTGCTTCTCACAACCTGGAGACATTGTGCTCGATCCGATGTGCGGAAGTGGAACAACTTGCGTTGTAGCGCGGAATAACAATCGAAAGTATATTGGAATAGAGATTAGCCAGGAATATTGCGAGATCGCAAGAAAACGAATCGAAAAGGAGTTTCAAAACGTGGAGCAGCGTACAATGTTCCAGGAGGACTCGTTGTGAATATTAATGGAATGAGATGTGATATATGTGCGGCAAAACGGTTGCTTTTGGGTATTCCGGTTGATTGGGATGGAAAAGAAAGTATCTTGAAACTAAAAGATGTGAACTATAACTGGAGGCAGATGGAGTGGTGGTCATTCTATTTTGAGTATCTCTGTCGCGATAGACTTAAGAGTGATTTTACTATACCGGGGGGGTAGTTTTGGAAAAGTCAAAACGGCCTGTTTCGAT
This region includes:
- a CDS encoding DNA-methyltransferase; this translates as MTGDTTTTRLNQIIHADCLQELAFLRDESIDLTLFSPPYDGIRDYKKNWSFDFSMLGRQLYRVTKDGGVAIVVIGDGTKQFAKSLTSFRLAVNWVDEVGWKLFECVIYHRDGNPGAWWTQRFRVDHEYVLIFFKGERPKTFQKDHLMIPSKHAGKIYSGTDRLTNGGFKRITPKAVNPMKCRGTVWQYATSNTEGNRLKLLHPATFPDKLAEDLILCFSQPGDIVLDPMCGSGTTCVVARNNNRKYIGIEISQEYCEIARKRIEKEFQNVEQRTMFQEDSL